The following nucleotide sequence is from Ananas comosus cultivar F153 unplaced genomic scaffold, ASM154086v1, whole genome shotgun sequence.
AATCGCGTTTATTTTCTCAGGagattttctttcattttaggcttattaaaacttaatttcaTTGTGGGAGGATGAATTGGGTAAAGTAAATTAGTTTCAGATGCCTGTGAtattaaattactaataattagGTTGGTTACTTGCCCATCTATGTTATTGCTTGGTTCAGGTTGAGGAAGCTAAAACTATAGTAAACTTAACCGAGGAGTCGGAATCTATAGATGCTGGTCTTCTTGAAGAGGCCTCAAAGATCATTCGAGAACTGAACAATGCATTGGATCGCTATGAGCTGACTCAGCTTCTCGCCGGTCCCTATGACAAGGAAGGGGCTGTAATTAACATTACTGCAGGTGCTGGGGGTACTGATGCACAGGTATGCATCTAGTGCATTCCTTATTTTCATAAACACTCCCAGCAAAACTATCTATTTACATATGTATCGCTGCAAAATCTGAATGCTGATATATGgccttcaaaattttttgagatGTGTGATTGAACTTCTTTTTTTGGTGTNNNNNNNNNNNNNNNNNNNNNNNNNNNNNNNNNNNNNNNNNNNNNNNNNNNNNNNNNNNNNNNNNNNNNNNNNNNNNNNNNNNNNNNNNNNNNNNNNNNNNNNNNNNNNNNNNNNNNNNNNNNNNNNNNNNNNNNNNNNNNNNNNNNNNNNNNNNNNNNNNNNNNNNNNNNNNNNNNNNNNNNNNNNNNNNNNNNNNNNNNNNNNNNNNNNNNNNNNNNNNNNNNNNNNNNNNNNNNNNNNNNNNNNNNNNNNNNNNNNNNNNNNNNNNNNNNNNNNNNNNNNNNNNNNNNNNNNNNNNNNNNNNNNNNNNNNNNNNNNNNNNNNNNNNNNNNNNNNNNNNNNNNNNNNNNNNNNNNNNNNNNNNNNNNNNNNNNNNNNNNNNNNNNNNNNNNNNNNNNNNNNNNNNNNNNNNNNNNNNNNNNNNNNNNNNNNNNNNNNNNNNNNNNNNNNNNNNNNNNNNNNNNNNNNNNNNNNNNNNNNNNNNNNNNNNNNNNNNNNNNNNNNNNNNNNNNNNNNNNNNNNNNNNNNNNNNNNNNNNNNNNNNNNNNNNNNNNNNNNNNNNNNNNNNNNNNNNNNNNNNNNNNNNNNNNNNNNNNNNNNNNNNNNNNNNNNNNNNNNNNNNNNNNNNNNNNNNNNNNNNNNNNNNNNNNNNNNNNNNNNNNNNNNNNNNNNNNNNNNNNNNNNNNNNNNNNNNNNNNNNNNNNNNNNNNNNNNNNNNNNNNNNNNNNNNNNNNNNNNNNNNNNNNNNNNNNNNNNNNNNNNNNNNNNNNNNNNNNNNNNNNNNNNNNNNNNNNNNNNNNNNNNNNNNNNNNNNNNNNNNNNNNNNNNNNNNNNNNNNNNNNNNNNNNNNNNNNNNNNNNNNNNNNNNNNNNNNNNNNNNNNNNNNNNNNNNNNNNNNNNNNNNNNNNNNNNNNNNNNNNNNNNNNNNNNNNNNNNNNNNNNNNNNNNNNNNNNNNNNNNNNNNNNNNNNNNNNNNNNNNNNNNNNNNNNNNNNNNNNNNNNNNNNNNNNNNNNNNNNNNNNNNNNNNNNNNNNNNNNNNNNNNNNNNNNNNNNNNNNNNNNNNNNNNNNNNNNNNNNNNNNNNNNNNNNNNNNNNNNNNNNNNNNNNNNNNNNNNNNNNNNNNNNNNNNNNNNNNNNNNNNNNNNNNNNNNNNNNNNNNNNNNNNNNNNNNNNNNNNNNNNNNNNNNNNNNNNNNNNNNNNNNNNNNNNNNNNNNNNNNNNNNNNNNNNNNNNNNNNNNNNNNNNNNNNNNNNNNNNNNNNNNNNNNNNNNNNNNNNNNNNNNNNNNNNNNNNNNNNNNNNNNNNNNNNNNNNNNNNNNNNNNNNNNNNNNNNNNNNNNNNNNNNNNNNNNNNNNNNNNNNNNNNNNNNNNNNNNNNNNNNNNNNNNNNNNNNNNNNNNNNNNNNNNNNNNNNNNNNNNNNNNNNNNNNNNNNNNNNNNNNNNNNNNNNNNNNNNNNNNNNNNNNNNNNNNNNNNNNNNNNNNNNNNNNNNNNNNNNNNNNNNNNNNNNNNNNNNNNNNNNNNNNNNNNNNNNNNNNNNNNNNNNNNNNNNNNNNNNNNNNNNNNNNNNNNNNNNNNNNNNNNNNNNNNNNNNNNNNNNNNNNNNNNNNNNNNNNNNNNNNNNNNNNNNNNNNNNNNNNNNNNNNNNNNNNNNNNNNNNNNNNNNNNNNNNNNNNNNNNNNNNNNNNNNNNNNNNNNNNNNNNNNNNNNNNNNNNNNNNNNNNNNNNNNNNNNNNNNNNNNNNNNNNNNNNNNNNNNNNNNNNNNNNNNNNNNNNNNNNNNNNNNNNNNNNNNNNNNNNNNNNNNNNNNNNNNNNNNNNNNNNNNNNNNNNNNNNNNNNNNNNNNNNNNNNNNNNNNNNNNNNNNNNNNNNNNNNNNNNNNNNNNNNNNNNNNNNNNNNNNNNNNNNNNNNNNNNNNNNNNNNNNNNNNNNNNNNNNNNNNNNNNNNNNNNNNNNNNNNNNNNNNNNNNNNNNNNNNNNNNNNNNNNNNNNNNNNNNNNNNNNNNNNNNNNNNNNNNNNNNNNNNNNNNNNNNNNNNNNNNNNNNNNNNNNNNNNNNNNNNNNNNNNNNNNNNNNNNNNNNNNNNNNNNNNNNNNNNNNNNNNNNNNNNNNNNNNNNNNNNNNNNNNNNNNNNNNNNNNNNNNNNNNNNNNNNNNNNNNNNNNNNNNNNNNNNNNNNNNNNNNNNNNNNNNNNNNNNNNNNNNNNNNNNNNNNNNNNNNNNNNNNNNNNNNNNNNNNNNNNNNNNNNNNNNNNNNNNNNNNNNNNNNNNNNNNNNNNNNNNNNNNNNNNNNNNNNNNNNNNNNNNNNNNNNNNNNNNNNNNNNNNNNNNNNNNNNNNNNNNNNNNNNNNNNNNNNNNNNNNNNNNNNNNNNNNNNNATagatagaattgagctcctatgcttttaaaagtgccaagtcattggtgcttgtaggttttcggcCTAGGATGAAgatttgtagggttaggataatagtggtccccaaGGTTTGAGCGGGTAgttggtggaatagtataaTCTTAGGGGTGGAATTGGtcaaagagataaatctaacaaTGGGAAACTTACAAAAACTTACAAggaccaagtgcttggtgcttttaaaagcaccatagccgaactcaatatatatatagagagagagagagagagagagagagtcttgtgtgctattaggagcacggaggccttcatgCTCTtaaaccgttttcgatgatggagcttctgaatcgacgatcagctctgttagacttggtctagcatatttgaaatatctagaaaataaattttgtgactttttaatattatttacctaacgatcgaaagagttcaaaatcaacggctgaaaataaaaatctaacaaaaagtggtgatatagtattaaaattttcgatcaaagatattgatcttgctgtaaatagtataaaaaattttctatcaaaatttcatctgatttgaatacttataTATCGTTAAACTTTCAAACAAtatacatcaactattaaaaattattaattttgaaccctttcgatagctagaaaaataataccgaaaaatcacaaaaaatagtttttagatACTtgaaatatgctagatcaagtttaacggagctgatcatcgattcggaagctccattatcgaaaacaactttggagcacggaggtctccgtgctcctaatagcacacaagacgttctatatatatataacatgacCCTCTAAGAAGTAAGaacaaatattttgaaaatgagAGGTGGGACCCACACTAGGGACGTGTAACCGTGATACATCAAGCTTGTGCGAAGTGGGCTGCACACGACTctcttgttttaattttttaaggtCACAGCTTgctttaatattctataatttaaaatatattaattaaataaattttttttatataatttaaaaaaatattaattaaaaaactaacgaaaaaataaaaataaaaatgtgtcactaatttaatacaTTGTAAATTATAGAGCACTAAAGTAAGTATGTGTGAAATTATAAAGgcggtatttaaagtttatttttttttattttaatataattcttttttgattttttaaatattttttaggcACATCACATTATTCTCTCCCGACCGCGACCTCCCCTGCGAATTTCCCCACGAACACGTCGAAATGATGACGTGGCAAGTCCTCATTGGTTCGCATGCTGGTCAGAGTAGAGTTGGATTCGTCCAATGATGCACAGAGActtgaaacaaaataaaacaaaataaataaaacaaaaaagactTTTAAACGAACCCAAATTTCCATTCCACACTACCTATACAAGTAGGGCCCACACCAACAATTACACGTCAAAAATGTTTGCTTCAATTTTaaacctatattttattttcttttttttggataaatttaacaatttatgattatttttaaatttttaaacgcaaaattttataaaatctaGTTGGAAAAAATAGTACTAAACTTCTAATCACATTTAAtaaatcaatatttttgtttttcatttttcatttttttttttttggggtttcATTCTTTGAAGTCTTCCCGTCCAGGTCTCCGTTGGTGTCTGACTGACCGACTGTTTGTAAGCGCAGACTTCACTTTTATTCATCAGACATTCAGACGACTGCCAAATACCCCCAATATTCGCCAGAATTACCAAAACGTCCCTGCGGCGTATGGAAAACGTTGGAGATACCCCTCAATTATTAGCTTTGTTGAAAGAGCTCcaatttttgtttcaatttttttttttttttttttttgaattgagttATTTTGGGTCAGTTAAGCTAAAATATTGTTAGAAATTAATGATTCCGTTATCAACTagccattattttttaaaatttgtttgctaaaaatattcagtatattatttttatgattctATCTATTATAGTATACTATTAAATAAGAAAGTCTATAGGTTTGAGTTATATTTTTTGCGCTTACTCAAGTAATTGAATCTTCCGCTTAAAGACTAATCCATAACTATTTAGTGCAATTAAGTTTGatgaattttgaataaaataattttaaaatgatctTTAGGTAGCTAGTAGGTCCCTCAGAGTCTCTCAAAATTATTATtccaatatattattaatgtattGTCAAATTCAAAGTATAAGATTTAAAAGTACGTGCGtgaactaattaaaaattcaaaattatagatGCTAACATCTCGTTGTAAATAAtattgtgaaaaatataaaaaagggcACTAACCAACTAGCAATAGCATGTAAGGCTCTGAACATATTGTTtggtattttaaaaagaaaaaattatggtTTCAcactctttttattttagtaccatgtggtttaatatatatcaatttagtatctcgtggtttcatttttctctttttattatttcatctgctaatttttttgttaaattaataacaaagttaaaattaaaaggtactaaagtgaatgttcgataaacctaggtggggtatctgaagttttttgtatataatttaacgaaatgttaacgaaagAGCCGACAAAaagagaataattaaaaatcacaggatactaaattaatacactttaaattataaagtagttaaaaaaaaataatactatagcggtgatatttgaaatttgccTATTTAAAAgtatactaaaaaaattatgaataaacttcaaataccacctctgtggtttcacactttcccACTTTAGtgctctgtgatttaaagtgtatcaagttagtggcATGTGGTTTCATCTTTATCTTTTCGTCTgatttttcgttaatatttcgtaaattattatatacaaaaaacttcagatacccctaggttctttatcttttcgtcagatttttcgttaatatttcgtaaattattatatacaaaaaaacttcagatattccatctaggtttatcgaatatttacagtagtacattttagttttaactttgtcactgatttaataaaaaaaattaatagaatctataataaaaagataaaaataaaatcatagaacactaaattaatacattttaaattacagaaGTACtaactaaagtgagaaagtgtgaaaccaagCGCaagaaaacttaaaaaaagaaaagaaaagaaaagagaaagtggTAGAACTGCAAATAAGTGCTCAAACGAGGGTCTTGCCCAAAACTCCTCTTCTATATCACGCGCACATCCCCCTACTCTGGAGCTCGGTCACTGCTCGCGCGGCGAGATAGCCGGAGATGACACTTCTTGCTCAACTTTCTCTTCCCCTCCGCCTCgtctttctctccctcctcctccatctctcCTCTTCCGAGGTCTTCTTCGAGGAGCGCTTCGATGGTaccaatttttttcttcttttttttttttttttttttttttttttttttttttttttttttgttcttcgtTGCCTTTTCAGATATTTTCATGATTTTGATGATCTTAATTTGTGCGCTTTCTTagtttctgctttttttttagGTTATTTCTATAAAGTAATTTCTGTAAAGGCTGTCGATATGCtggcaaattaatttttatggtAATATTTGATGGGGGTATTAATGACCTAGTAGTGTTAGTACTTAGTAGTTGTGGTACTTTGGGCTCACAAACTACtgatccaaaatacttaaaagcTAAGTTATTAGCACTGATATGCTAGCCAAATattaggatttgaattttttttttttataaataatcctatcaatttttataattataaaaatagtatttttaaaaaaataaatgtacaAATAAACCtctaatagaatttttttaaaaataatcctatcaatttttataattataaaaatagtctttttttttttaaataattataaaaatagacctctaatatatcaaattgagttttttaaaaaatgaataatatagacgGTGAATGAGTAGCCGTATTTAAatgcggtaaatcattcacgaTTTTCATAACTCCTAATATTATTACATAGACATAAAAgtagaaagaaaaggaatagaagagggaagaaagtggtgaatggtttaccgcacCTCTTTTATAGGACGATAAAATTTTAacgaatgcggtgaatcattcaccgcttttactaatatttttctctctctctatcataagactatatttacaaataaaatttagtgagcctaattttaaaataaaaatttggaagaGGACTACTGCACTAAAATCTCCTTAGGATTTTATACATTTGTTACTATTGGGGGTGTCACAGCATGTCTGAGCTAATAAAAGGCTGCAGATTATTTATGTCGAGACAGTCGGATGTGTGCTAGCACATCAACGGTCTTTTTGTAAGTCTGTTTGGATGTCGGAACACGTTATATGGCGATAGCATGTGTTAGATGGTGGTTTTGTTAGTTATTGTATAAGAGATCGACTTTAGCGATATTGTGAAGCTGTATTAGTGAAATGTGTAGATAGTCGAAAGAATCTTGTGTGTTTGTTGCTGCTGATGTGACCCTGATTGTTCTCCTCATGTTCTGTTTTATTTCGATTGATTTAGAATTATCTTGTAACGATTCTTCATGTTCGACTGTGCGCCATTCGTTAGCTAACTTGGGTTCTATTGTTTTGGCCATTTGTTTAAAAGATGGTTGGGAGAGCCGATGGGTGAAATCGGACTGGAAAAGGAGTGAAGGAAAAGCCGGTTCATTCAAGCACACCGCAGGAAAGTGGGCGGGAGATCCAGATGACAAAGGCATGTGTTACTTTGTTGCTCTTGAGCTTGATATCCTTGTACAAATTTTTCTCTATACATGAAAAAACTCACTGATAACGATTATAACATGATCTCTAGCCGCCGACTAGGAACTTGGAGCCTGTTTGGCATGGCTTCTGGAATGGCTTCTTTGTCTAGAAAGCAGAAGTTTCCACATTCCAGGATCAAACTTTTGCTGTAGCAGGAAgctaaaatgagatttttgtCTCCCCAAACTGAACTCCAATTGGAAGCTTCTGCtgtttgttaaaattttaatgaaaatgcTATTACTTCTTCTTCCAACAGCTCTACACAAACAACACATGCGTAGGAGCTCTGACAGGGCCAAACAGGCCGTCACGTCAGTGTTGGCACTTTTTCATTCAACACTGATTGTGCTATGTCATCTGATCTGTTCCTTTGGTGTGTCGTAATAGGAATTCAAACGCACACGGATGCTAGGCATTTTGCAATTTCAGCAAAGTTCCCAGAATTTTGTAACAAGAACAGGACACTGGTGGTCCAATATTCTATAAAGTTTGAGCAGGACATAGAGTGCGGTGGTGCTTACATCAAGCTTCTTTCTGGTTATGTCAATCAAAAGAAATTTGGCGGTGATACTCCATACAGGTTTTTTGTCTTGTTGCTTTGCTAATATTATGCTTCTCAATGTGTAAAAGTGTCTTTCGCTAGTTAtcttcaatattttaatttttgcccATGATGTTTCTACACCTATGATGTTTCTAAGTAATGATAACCATGTTAAAGCTGCAATTAATTTTCTGTTGTCCATGCTTAGCTTATCATCATCTGTTAATTACTTCTGAAAGCGAGTGGGAGAAATTTCTGGCTATTTATCTATGCAGGGCGAATGGATATAACTACTATCAAAACAAAGTGAGAAGGCTTTATAAGAATGGATATATTTTATAACCATTCCTCATTCAAGCATTTTCCAAGCTCTTGTAAGCATGCATAGATTACAAGTATAGATAAACATTACACATATGCCCATGGAATCATGAGAAGTGTGAGAAGTGTGTTAAGTTCTGTTGTAACACCAATTAGAAGTTTGAGCAATCACAAACCTCATCTTAAAGTACATCATATTATATACCATTATATCTCCAAAAGCCTTCAGAAATATACGAGATATCACCCACTATACTGCAAAAATTCTAGCTATTGCAGCATGAatattatctttttgttatttttcataCCTtacgtatatatttttttatgttttactcctcttaTTTGTTTTCCGTACTTTTGTTTTGCAGTTTCATGTTTGGGCCTGACCTATGTGGCACGCAAACAAAGAAGCTTCATGTTATACTCTCCTACCAGGGGCAGAATTATCCTATCAAGAAGGATCTACAATGTGAGACAGACAAGTTAACACATGTCTACACCTTTATTCTTAGGCCTGATGCCTCATATAGTATTCTGGTCGATAACCGAGAAAGAGATTCCGGAAGCATGTATACTGACTGGGATATCCTTCCGCCTCGAAAGATCAAGGATGTTAATGCAAAAAAGGTTGGAGCATGCTATTTTAGTTTTAGAAGAAGGTTGAAATTATAAGTTAGTGTGaagaaatccactaattttcttttccacttGCAAGTTGCAACTGACCCATTTGAGTTTGATttgatactaaaatcatcaaaacaaaaaatctaATGGTATTAAGCTGACATTTTTATTTggttcatttaaatttttttcagaaatttctGACTAACCATATCAATGGCTAAGAAGTATTCTTTGCAACAAATTGAACTTGGCTGAGAAAGTTTGCATGCTTTTTCCTTTATGAAATTCAGCTTGGTCGGCCAACTTGCAATTTGAGaaaatttgttttgtttatctTGACCCTTAGAAATATCATCACAAGTATAATTATGCAATTAAGTTGATCTAATTTGCATGTTCCTGTATTGTGCTACAGCCGCTAGACTGGGACGACAGGGAATATATTGATGATCCTAATGACACTAAGCCAGAGGTATGATTAATAAGAACTTTACGAAAATTGGCTCTGTCTTGTTTGTACATGCTTTTTGCTTACTATTTTGTCTCTAATATGCAGGGATATGATTCTATTCCACGTGAAATTcctaatccaaaggctaaaaaggTACTTAGTATTTCCACTGGTTCTCCGATACTAACTTTGCGTGAGAACAAAATCTACAATAAAGTATCAATGGCATGtggttttgttctttttttt
It contains:
- the LOC109703924 gene encoding calreticulin-3-like, with the translated sequence MTLLAQLSLPLRLVFLSLLLHLSSSEVFFEERFDDGWESRWVKSDWKRSEGKAGSFKHTAGKWAGDPDDKGIQTHTDARHFAISAKFPEFCNKNRTLVVQYSIKFEQDIECGGAYIKLLSGYVNQKKFGGDTPYSFMFGPDLCGTQTKKLHVILSYQGQNYPIKKDLQCETDKLTHVYTFILRPDASYSILVDNRERDSGSMYTDWDILPPRKIKDVNAKKPLDWDDREYIDDPNDTKPEGYDSIPREIPNPKAKKPDSWDEDEDGIWKPPKIPNPAYKGSWKPKRIKNPNYKGKWKIPWIDNPEFEDDPDLYVLKPLKYVGIEVWQVKAGSVFDNILICDDPEYAKQVVEETWARNKEAEKEAFEEAEKERKAREDEEARRAREEGERRRQERGYDRRHRDRERYKDKYRRRDHRDYLDDYHDEL